From Methylobacterium radiodurans, a single genomic window includes:
- a CDS encoding DUF2147 domain-containing protein, protein MTPRRSTLRAAGLLAALLTAGPGHAAGDPSGVWLTETGDSKVRLARCGAGYCGTVASVAGKGLDANNPDPALRGRSVVGVQIVNAPNASGDGYAGTLYNPKDGKTYSGTLKMTGPNTLVVSGCVMSVFCKSQTWKRAN, encoded by the coding sequence ATGACACCGCGCCGCTCCACGCTCCGCGCCGCCGGCCTGCTGGCCGCCCTGCTGACCGCCGGTCCCGGCCACGCGGCCGGCGATCCCAGCGGTGTCTGGCTGACCGAGACGGGGGATTCCAAGGTGCGGCTCGCCCGCTGCGGCGCGGGCTATTGCGGCACGGTGGCCAGCGTCGCGGGCAAGGGCCTCGACGCGAACAACCCCGATCCGGCGCTGCGCGGCCGCAGCGTCGTCGGGGTCCAGATCGTCAACGCGCCGAACGCGTCCGGAGACGGCTACGCGGGCACGCTCTACAACCCGAAGGACGGCAAGACCTATTCGGGCACCCTCAAGATGACCGGCCCGAACACCCTCGTGGTCTCGGGCTGCGTGATGAGCGTCTTCTGCAAGAGCCAGACCTGGAAGCGCGCGAACTGA
- a CDS encoding response regulator has protein sequence MDTLTPGVPLDQIGQTLASFYDDLVAEGVPEHLAALVRRVRQAEPEPAAAEAPPAIAEPRRLALVVEDEPQIRALAETLLEETELAVIGCDSAEAALRVLQDHGGDVALVFADVRLAGAMDGLQLAHAVATLWPRARLVITSGHGVSRPDLPPEAVFIQKPWRPLDVLVEAERASGEPPPPVL, from the coding sequence CTGGACACGCTCACGCCGGGCGTTCCCCTCGACCAGATCGGGCAGACCCTCGCTTCGTTCTACGACGACCTCGTGGCCGAGGGCGTGCCGGAGCATCTCGCCGCCCTCGTCCGGCGCGTGCGCCAGGCCGAGCCCGAGCCGGCGGCCGCCGAGGCGCCGCCGGCCATCGCGGAGCCGAGGCGCCTCGCCCTGGTGGTGGAGGACGAGCCGCAGATCCGCGCGCTCGCCGAGACCCTGCTCGAGGAGACCGAGCTCGCCGTGATCGGCTGCGACAGCGCGGAGGCCGCCCTGCGGGTGCTGCAGGATCACGGCGGCGACGTTGCCCTGGTCTTCGCCGACGTGCGGCTGGCCGGCGCCATGGACGGGCTGCAGCTCGCCCACGCGGTCGCGACCCTGTGGCCTCGCGCGCGGCTCGTGATCACCTCCGGCCACGGGGTGAGCCGGCCGGACCTGCCGCCCGAGGCCGTGTTCATCCAGAAACCCTGGCGCCCGCTCGACGTTCTGGTCGAGGCCGAGCGCGCCAGCGGCGAGCCGCCGCCGCCCGTGCTCTGA
- a CDS encoding transglycosylase SLT domain-containing protein: MQGRTAGTSRNAYSAAAKAPTRFGAGPADAITAETCVGRDHGSRPALARSLLSITLVAGGLSAVLIGSGAELGRIGLDNAVSTAHAATEIQMPRPRVQTVSLAPRAVENPAPAAPLRASTAFAHVHDLDTDLGSNSVDRVSYDFLLSESAVGDPNDVLEFGPMKIRRHLVQTIVKAAQAVQTDPVLLMAVADKESSFITAVQAKTSSATGLYQFIERTWLGVVRDFGARYGLEKDAALVVADANDRPSVQDPAERARILELRRDPYLSALMAGEMLKRDAARIALRIGRELTLGEVYLAHFLGPDDAEEFLAKVVNTPGAAAAALLPGPARANRTIFFASAAQRGRRAKKAVSLSVAQVHEKFEAMMSTRGARYQNVRAVSGLMAFADADAPATP, from the coding sequence ATGCAGGGCCGCACCGCCGGAACGTCGCGCAACGCCTACTCTGCCGCCGCCAAGGCGCCCACCCGCTTCGGCGCCGGCCCGGCCGACGCCATCACGGCCGAGACCTGCGTCGGGCGCGACCACGGCAGCCGCCCGGCGCTCGCCCGCTCCCTCCTCTCCATCACCCTCGTGGCCGGCGGCCTCAGCGCGGTGCTGATCGGCTCCGGGGCCGAGCTCGGGCGGATCGGCCTCGACAACGCGGTCTCCACCGCTCATGCCGCCACCGAGATCCAGATGCCGCGCCCCCGGGTGCAGACCGTCTCGCTCGCCCCGCGGGCGGTCGAGAACCCGGCGCCGGCCGCGCCGCTGCGCGCCTCGACGGCCTTCGCGCACGTTCACGATCTCGATACCGACCTCGGCTCGAACAGCGTCGACCGGGTCTCGTACGACTTCCTGCTCTCCGAGAGCGCGGTCGGCGACCCGAACGACGTGCTTGAATTCGGCCCGATGAAGATCCGGCGCCACCTCGTCCAGACCATCGTGAAGGCCGCCCAGGCCGTGCAGACCGACCCCGTGCTCCTGATGGCGGTGGCCGACAAGGAATCGAGCTTCATCACCGCGGTCCAGGCCAAGACCTCCTCGGCCACGGGCCTGTACCAGTTCATCGAGCGGACCTGGCTCGGCGTGGTGCGCGATTTCGGCGCCCGGTACGGCCTGGAGAAGGACGCGGCCCTCGTGGTGGCCGACGCCAACGACCGGCCCTCCGTGCAGGACCCGGCCGAGCGCGCCCGCATCCTTGAGCTGCGCCGCGATCCCTACCTCTCAGCCCTGATGGCGGGCGAGATGCTGAAGCGCGACGCCGCCCGCATCGCGCTGCGCATCGGCCGCGAGCTGACGCTGGGCGAGGTCTATCTCGCCCACTTCCTCGGGCCGGACGACGCCGAGGAGTTTCTGGCCAAGGTGGTGAACACGCCGGGTGCCGCCGCCGCCGCGCTGCTGCCGGGCCCGGCGCGGGCCAACCGGACGATCTTCTTCGCCTCCGCGGCGCAACGCGGGCGCCGGGCCAAGAAGGCGGTCAGCCTCTCGGTCGCCCAGGTGCACGAGAAGTTCGAGGCGATGATGAGCACCCGCGGCGCCCGCTACCAGAACGTGCGCGCGGTCTCGGGGCTGATGGCCTTCGCGGACGCCGACGCGCCCGCCACGCCGTAG
- the alaS gene encoding alanine--tRNA ligase has protein sequence MSGVNEIRSTFLDYFAAADHAVVPSSSLVPKNDPTLMFTNAGMVQFKNVFTGVEKRPYQRATTAQKCVRAGGKHNDLDNVGYTARHHTFFEMLGNFSFGDYFKPRAIELAWNLITKEFGLKPDRLLVTVYADDDEAAGLWKKIAGFSDDKIIRIGTSDNFWQMGDTGPCGPCSEIFIDQGPALQGGPPGSPDEDGDRFLEFWNLVFMQYEQVEPGNRLALPRPSIDTGMGLERMAAILQGVHSNYETDLFRALIDAVAHAVSRAPEPATLASYRVIADHLRASSFLVADGVLPSNEGRGYVLRRIMRRAMRHAELIGSREPMMYRLVPVLVREMGQAYPELMRAESLISETLRLEETRFRRTLERGLAILDAESRDLQAGGQLSGETAFTLYDTYGFPLDLTQDALKARGIGVDTEAFTAAMQRQKQAAREAWKGSGEAATETVWFSVRDRVGATEFLGYETEGAEGIVVALLREGAEVEALNAGESGLMLVNQTPFYAESGGQVGDTGLVVGPGLTARVTGTEKKLGDLFVHHVAVEAGTLARDSAVELKVDHARRRAIRANHSATHLLHEALRQVLGDHVAQKGSLVAPERLRFDISHPKPIEAAELQRVEDIANAVLLQNEPVVTKLMAVDDAIASGARALFGEKYGDEVRVVSMGKPVDEAGALGATGALAEGGRLPNFSIELCGGTHAARTGDIGLITIVGESAVGAGVRRIEAMTADAARRYRAEEGRALAALAGQLKAPVAEAPDRLAALIEDRRRLERELADARKKLAMGGGAAGGGDEAREVAGVKLMARVVEGVEMRDLKSLADEGKTRLGSGIVAIVGVAADGKAGLVVGVTEDLTGRYDAVGLVRAGAGHLGGKGGGGRRDMAQAGGPNGAGAQAALDAIAEALAQAEAA, from the coding sequence ATGAGCGGCGTCAACGAGATCCGGTCGACCTTCCTCGACTACTTCGCAGCAGCCGACCACGCCGTCGTGCCCTCGTCCTCACTCGTCCCGAAGAACGACCCCACGCTGATGTTCACGAACGCCGGCATGGTGCAGTTCAAGAACGTCTTCACGGGCGTCGAGAAGCGGCCCTACCAGCGGGCGACCACGGCGCAGAAATGCGTCCGCGCGGGCGGCAAGCACAACGACCTCGACAATGTCGGCTACACCGCGCGCCACCACACCTTCTTCGAGATGCTCGGCAACTTCTCGTTCGGCGACTATTTCAAGCCGCGCGCCATCGAGCTGGCCTGGAACCTGATCACCAAGGAGTTCGGCCTCAAGCCCGACCGCCTGCTGGTGACCGTCTACGCGGACGACGACGAGGCGGCGGGCCTCTGGAAGAAGATCGCGGGCTTCTCGGACGACAAGATCATCCGCATCGGCACCTCCGACAATTTCTGGCAGATGGGCGATACCGGCCCCTGCGGGCCGTGCTCTGAGATCTTCATCGACCAGGGCCCGGCGCTCCAGGGCGGCCCGCCCGGCTCTCCGGACGAGGACGGCGACCGCTTCCTCGAGTTCTGGAACCTCGTCTTCATGCAGTACGAGCAGGTCGAGCCGGGCAACCGCCTCGCCCTGCCGCGGCCCTCGATCGACACCGGCATGGGCCTGGAGCGCATGGCGGCGATCCTGCAGGGCGTGCACTCGAACTACGAGACCGACCTGTTCCGGGCCCTGATCGACGCGGTGGCGCACGCCGTCTCCCGCGCGCCGGAGCCCGCGACGCTCGCCTCCTACCGGGTGATCGCCGACCATCTGCGCGCCTCGTCCTTCCTGGTGGCGGACGGCGTGCTGCCCTCGAACGAGGGCCGCGGCTACGTGCTGCGCCGGATCATGCGCCGCGCCATGCGCCACGCCGAGCTGATCGGCTCGCGCGAGCCCATGATGTACCGCCTCGTGCCGGTGCTGGTGCGCGAGATGGGCCAGGCCTACCCCGAGCTGATGCGGGCCGAGAGCCTGATCTCCGAGACCCTGCGGCTGGAGGAGACCCGCTTCCGCCGCACGCTGGAGCGGGGTCTAGCCATCCTCGACGCCGAGAGCCGCGACCTCCAGGCCGGCGGCCAGCTCTCGGGCGAGACCGCCTTCACCCTCTACGACACCTACGGCTTCCCCCTGGATCTCACCCAGGATGCCCTGAAGGCCCGCGGCATCGGCGTCGACACGGAGGCCTTCACGGCCGCCATGCAGCGCCAGAAACAGGCGGCCCGCGAGGCCTGGAAAGGCTCGGGCGAGGCCGCGACCGAGACGGTGTGGTTCTCGGTGCGCGACCGCGTCGGCGCCACCGAGTTCCTGGGCTACGAGACGGAGGGCGCCGAGGGCATCGTCGTGGCGCTCCTGCGCGAGGGCGCCGAGGTCGAGGCGCTCAACGCCGGCGAGAGCGGGCTGATGCTGGTGAACCAGACCCCGTTCTACGCCGAGTCCGGCGGCCAGGTCGGCGATACCGGACTCGTCGTGGGGCCGGGCCTCACCGCCCGCGTCACCGGCACCGAGAAGAAGCTCGGCGACCTCTTCGTCCACCACGTCGCAGTCGAGGCGGGCACGCTCGCGCGGGACAGTGCCGTGGAGCTGAAGGTCGACCATGCCCGCCGTCGGGCGATCCGCGCCAACCACTCGGCCACCCACCTGCTGCACGAGGCGCTGCGGCAGGTGCTCGGCGACCATGTCGCCCAGAAGGGCTCGCTGGTGGCGCCCGAGCGCCTGCGCTTCGACATCAGCCACCCGAAGCCGATCGAGGCGGCCGAACTGCAGCGCGTCGAGGACATCGCCAACGCGGTGCTGCTGCAGAACGAGCCGGTCGTGACCAAGCTGATGGCGGTGGACGACGCCATCGCGTCGGGCGCCCGCGCGCTGTTCGGTGAGAAGTACGGCGACGAGGTGCGGGTCGTCTCGATGGGCAAGCCCGTGGACGAGGCCGGCGCTCTTGGTGCGACCGGCGCTCTTGCCGAGGGCGGGCGCCTGCCGAACTTCTCGATCGAGCTCTGCGGCGGCACGCACGCGGCCCGCACCGGCGATATCGGGCTGATCACCATCGTGGGCGAGAGCGCGGTGGGTGCCGGGGTCCGTCGCATCGAGGCGATGACCGCGGACGCGGCCCGCCGCTACCGGGCCGAGGAGGGCCGGGCGCTGGCGGCGCTCGCCGGCCAGCTCAAGGCGCCGGTCGCCGAGGCGCCGGACCGGCTCGCGGCGCTGATCGAGGACCGCCGCCGCCTGGAGCGTGAGCTGGCCGATGCCCGCAAGAAGCTCGCGATGGGCGGGGGCGCCGCGGGCGGCGGCGACGAGGCCCGCGAGGTGGCGGGCGTGAAGCTGATGGCGCGGGTGGTCGAGGGCGTCGAGATGCGCGACCTCAAGAGCCTCGCGGACGAGGGCAAGACCCGGCTCGGCTCCGGCATCGTGGCGATCGTGGGCGTGGCCGCGGACGGCAAGGCCGGTCTCGTGGTCGGCGTCACCGAGGACCTGACCGGCCGCTACGACGCGGTCGGGCTTGTGCGCGCGGGCGCGGGCCATCTCGGCGGCAAGGGCGGCGGCGGCCGCCGCGACATGGCCCAGGCGGGAGGACCCAACGGGGCCGGCGCGCAGGCGGCGCTCGACGCGATCGCCGAGGCGCTGGCGCAGGCCGAGGCGGCCTGA
- a CDS encoding L,D-transpeptidase → MKTSATALAALFGVSLLAATPAFAASSYDPFGATDAEDYYGDTYEPYGYQGTPGRAYQPGYGQGVQAAPQAQVQPIPREVVAFNAPYKPGTIVVSTQERRLYFVMPNGEAIRYGVGVGRPGFTWSGTKTITAKREWPSWTPPAAMLARRPDLPRYMAGGIENPLGARAMYIGSTEYRIHGSNEPDTIGQAVSSGCIRMTNEDVTDLYERVKVGAKVVVLN, encoded by the coding sequence ATGAAGACCTCCGCGACTGCGCTCGCCGCCCTGTTCGGCGTCTCGCTTCTTGCCGCCACGCCGGCCTTCGCCGCGTCCTCCTACGATCCCTTCGGCGCCACGGACGCCGAGGACTATTACGGCGATACCTACGAGCCCTACGGCTACCAGGGCACGCCAGGCCGCGCCTACCAGCCGGGCTACGGCCAGGGCGTCCAGGCGGCGCCGCAGGCGCAGGTCCAGCCGATCCCGCGCGAGGTCGTCGCCTTCAACGCCCCCTACAAGCCGGGCACGATTGTGGTCTCGACCCAGGAGCGGCGCCTCTACTTCGTGATGCCGAACGGCGAGGCGATCCGCTACGGCGTCGGCGTCGGCCGCCCGGGCTTCACGTGGTCGGGCACCAAGACGATCACCGCCAAGCGCGAGTGGCCGTCGTGGACGCCCCCGGCCGCCATGCTGGCCCGCCGCCCCGACCTGCCGCGCTACATGGCCGGCGGCATCGAGAACCCGCTCGGCGCCCGCGCCATGTATATCGGCTCGACCGAGTACCGCATCCACGGCTCCAACGAGCCGGACACGATCGGCCAGGCCGTCTCGTCGGGCTGCATCCGCATGACCAACGAGGACGTCACCGACCTCTACGAGCGCGTGAAGGTCGGCGCGAAGGTCGTCGTCCTGAACTGA
- the cysG gene encoding siroheme synthase CysG: MRSPREPRETKAGLEPLAVLPVFVPLQGRRAVLAGSNGGAPWKVKLLAAAGAEVDVYAEDPSEELRAVPGEIVSGRVTLHARRWTPEDLWGAAFAIGAMEDERDCVAFVAAARGAGAIVNAVDRPHLCDVKFGAIVNRSPLVVGISTEGAAPVFGQTVRARIEAMLPRGFARWVTAARDWREAVTGRFHGFAERRFFWERFTDRAFAEPDRAPDADDLAGLLAQTEAAPKGGAVTLVGAGPGDAELLTLKALRALRNADVILYDDLVAPEILDYARREARTMLVGKTGHGPSCRQDDINALMVQLARSGKQVVRLKSGDPLVFGRAGEEIEACRAAGIPVAVVPGVSAAQGAAASLGVSLTHRDAARRLQFVTGHDRRGALPDDLNWGALADPSVTTVVYMPKRTLRALLERAVAEGLAPATPALVVFNATRPTQATVRGSAADLADRIEAAGLEGPAILMVGEALSEARGAALVEEAVGRVAV, encoded by the coding sequence ATGCGCTCTCCCCGTGAACCCCGCGAGACCAAGGCCGGCCTGGAGCCGCTCGCTGTCCTGCCCGTCTTCGTGCCGCTCCAGGGCAGGCGCGCGGTGCTGGCCGGGTCGAACGGCGGCGCGCCCTGGAAGGTGAAGCTCCTCGCCGCCGCGGGCGCCGAGGTCGATGTCTACGCGGAGGATCCCTCCGAGGAGCTGCGCGCGGTGCCGGGCGAGATCGTCTCGGGCCGGGTGACGCTGCACGCGCGGCGCTGGACGCCGGAGGATCTCTGGGGCGCCGCCTTCGCCATCGGGGCGATGGAGGACGAGCGCGACTGCGTGGCCTTCGTGGCCGCGGCGCGCGGGGCCGGCGCCATCGTCAACGCGGTCGATCGGCCGCATCTCTGCGACGTGAAGTTCGGCGCCATCGTCAACCGCTCGCCGCTCGTCGTCGGCATCTCGACCGAGGGCGCCGCCCCGGTCTTCGGCCAGACCGTGCGGGCGCGCATCGAGGCGATGCTGCCGCGGGGCTTCGCCCGCTGGGTCACCGCCGCCCGCGACTGGCGCGAGGCGGTCACCGGGCGCTTCCACGGCTTTGCCGAGCGGCGCTTCTTCTGGGAGCGCTTCACCGACCGCGCCTTCGCCGAGCCCGACCGGGCGCCGGACGCCGATGACCTCGCGGGCCTGCTCGCCCAGACCGAGGCGGCGCCGAAGGGCGGCGCGGTGACGCTCGTCGGCGCGGGGCCGGGCGACGCGGAACTGCTCACGCTGAAGGCGCTACGCGCCCTGCGCAACGCCGACGTGATCCTGTACGACGACCTCGTGGCGCCCGAGATCCTCGACTACGCCCGGCGCGAGGCCCGCACGATGCTGGTCGGCAAGACCGGGCACGGGCCCTCCTGCCGCCAGGACGACATCAACGCGCTGATGGTGCAGCTCGCCCGCTCGGGCAAGCAGGTGGTGCGGCTGAAATCCGGCGACCCGCTGGTCTTCGGCCGGGCCGGCGAGGAGATCGAGGCATGCCGCGCCGCCGGCATCCCGGTGGCGGTGGTGCCCGGCGTCAGCGCGGCGCAGGGGGCTGCCGCCTCGCTCGGCGTCTCGCTGACCCACCGCGACGCGGCGCGGCGCCTGCAATTCGTCACCGGCCACGACCGCCGCGGCGCGCTGCCCGACGATCTGAACTGGGGCGCGCTGGCGGATCCGAGCGTCACCACCGTGGTCTACATGCCCAAGCGCACGCTCCGGGCGCTGCTGGAGCGGGCGGTGGCCGAGGGGTTGGCGCCCGCGACCCCGGCGCTCGTGGTGTTCAACGCGACGCGCCCGACCCAGGCGACGGTGCGCGGCAGCGCCGCCGACCTCGCCGACCGGATCGAGGCGGCGGGACTGGAGGGGCCGGCGATCCTGATGGTGGGCGAAGCCCTGTCGGAGGCGCGCGGCGCGGCGCTGGTGGAGGAGGCGGTGGGGCGGGTGGCGGTCTAA
- a CDS encoding transglutaminase-like domain-containing protein, which translates to MKIRTGFDIAFDSSQPTPMILMLSVHPSRMPDVLTPHVIRLDPPVPAHEYRDRFDNICHRILAPPGRIAMSASFVVQDSGEPDEYAPGARQIPVQDLPDDVLVFLLGSRYCDTDKLAQTAWNLFGSTPEGWARVQAIVDYTHNRIRFDYMRADATRSAHDGHTQQEGVCRDFAHLAVTLCRCMNIPARYCTGYLGDIGVPAVPDPMDFSAWFEVFLEGPEGPRWYTFDARHNRPRIGRIVMARGRDATDVAITTNFGFQSLARFDVHTDEVF; encoded by the coding sequence ATGAAGATCAGGACCGGTTTCGACATCGCCTTCGATTCGAGCCAGCCGACGCCGATGATCCTGATGCTCAGCGTCCACCCGTCGCGGATGCCGGACGTGCTGACCCCGCACGTGATCCGCCTCGATCCGCCGGTGCCGGCGCACGAGTACCGCGACCGCTTCGACAACATCTGCCACCGCATCCTGGCCCCGCCCGGCCGGATCGCGATGTCGGCCTCCTTCGTGGTGCAGGATTCCGGCGAGCCCGACGAGTACGCCCCCGGGGCGCGCCAGATCCCGGTGCAGGACCTGCCGGACGACGTGCTCGTCTTCCTCCTGGGCTCGCGCTACTGCGACACCGACAAGCTCGCCCAGACTGCCTGGAACCTGTTCGGCTCCACGCCGGAGGGCTGGGCCCGGGTCCAGGCCATCGTGGACTACACCCACAACCGGATCCGCTTCGACTACATGCGGGCAGACGCGACACGCTCAGCCCATGACGGCCACACCCAGCAGGAGGGGGTCTGTCGCGACTTCGCGCATCTCGCCGTCACCCTCTGCCGCTGCATGAACATCCCGGCGCGCTACTGCACGGGCTATCTCGGCGATATCGGTGTGCCCGCGGTGCCGGACCCGATGGACTTCTCCGCCTGGTTCGAGGTGTTCCTCGAAGGGCCCGAGGGCCCGCGCTGGTACACGTTCGACGCGCGCCACAACCGCCCGCGCATCGGCCGCATCGTCATGGCGCGCGGGCGCGACGCCACCGACGTCGCCATCACGACGAATTTCGGCTTCCAAAGCCTCGCCCGCTTCGACGTGCACACCGACGAGGTCTTCTGA
- a CDS encoding nitrate reductase, whose product MTVPVPEQTVRTTCPYCGVGCGVLATPDGQGGAAIAGDPEHPANLGRLCSKGSALGETLSLENRLLQPQVDGVRQSWESALGTVAGGLRKAAERHGPDSIAFYLSGQLLTEDYYVANKLAKGFIGTPHVDTNSRLCMSSAVAAHRRAFGSDTVPGCYEDLDEADLIVLTGSNTAWCHPILFRRMVDARTKRGTKLVVIDPRKTQTGEEADLFLGIRPGSDTALFSGLLVHLADTGALDARFVADHTAGFDAALDRARLIAPNRAAVAALTGLSEAEIGGFYDLFTRTERVVTAFSMGVNQSAQGTDKANAILNCHLATGRIGRPGMGPFSLTGQPNAMGGREVGGLANMLAAHMHFAPEEVDRVRRFWRAPNIITGEGMKAVALFEAIQRGKIKALWVMGTNPLVSMPRADLIREAVSKLDLYVVSEVMADSDTARATGRKTVLLPALAWGEKDGTVTNSERRISRQRRFLKAPGEARPDWAVLADVGRRLGHGQAFSFTSAAAVFRQHAGLSAFENNGSRDFDLGGLAEISDAAYEVNRPVQWPLPKRGGTRARLFADGRFYTFDGRARFVAVQPPALAQPVSEARPLVLNTGRIRDHWHTMTRTGKSQRLSAHRAVPFCEVHPDDAARYGLADGGIAAVSTEHGSAELEVMVTPSVAPGNLFMPMHWSDATASKARVGALVRGVPDPVSGQPELKATPASVAPVAYRARGYLLTREGVAPPEGWWWARAAVTGGWGLLFAAQEGSREIAMLMRGLFQGYELAEYADHARGRYRCAVYDGERLVACLAYAPAEQKPDWEAAKALFAADAPDAPERRALLSGRAATAAAGPTVCACHGVGLDAITAAIAGGAHSVEAVGAACRAGTNCGSCIPEIRKLLPAALARSAA is encoded by the coding sequence ATGACCGTGCCGGTGCCGGAGCAGACGGTTCGCACCACCTGCCCCTATTGCGGGGTGGGCTGCGGGGTGCTCGCCACGCCGGACGGGCAGGGGGGTGCCGCCATCGCGGGCGATCCGGAGCACCCGGCCAATCTCGGCCGGCTCTGCTCGAAGGGCTCGGCGCTCGGCGAGACCCTGTCGCTGGAGAACCGCCTGCTCCAACCGCAGGTCGACGGGGTGCGCCAGAGCTGGGAATCGGCCCTCGGCACGGTCGCGGGCGGCCTGCGTAAGGCGGCCGAGCGGCACGGACCGGATTCGATCGCCTTCTACCTCTCGGGCCAGTTGCTCACGGAAGATTACTACGTCGCCAACAAGCTCGCGAAGGGCTTCATCGGCACGCCCCACGTCGACACCAACTCGCGGCTCTGCATGTCGTCGGCGGTCGCCGCCCACCGCCGCGCCTTCGGCTCGGACACGGTGCCGGGCTGCTACGAGGACCTGGACGAGGCCGACCTCATCGTGCTCACCGGCTCCAACACCGCGTGGTGCCACCCGATCCTGTTCCGCCGCATGGTCGATGCCCGCACCAAGCGCGGCACCAAGCTCGTGGTGATCGACCCGCGCAAGACGCAGACGGGCGAGGAGGCCGACCTGTTCCTCGGGATCCGGCCCGGCAGCGACACCGCCCTGTTCTCGGGCCTCCTCGTGCACCTCGCCGACACGGGCGCGCTCGATGCCCGTTTCGTGGCCGACCACACCGCGGGCTTCGACGCGGCCCTTGACCGCGCCCGGCTGATCGCGCCGAACCGCGCCGCGGTCGCCGCCCTCACCGGCCTCTCGGAGGCCGAGATCGGCGGCTTCTACGATCTCTTCACCCGCACCGAGCGGGTGGTCACCGCCTTCTCGATGGGCGTGAACCAGTCGGCCCAGGGCACCGACAAGGCCAACGCGATCCTCAACTGCCACCTCGCCACGGGGCGGATCGGGCGGCCCGGCATGGGCCCGTTCTCGCTGACCGGCCAGCCCAACGCGATGGGCGGGCGCGAGGTCGGCGGGCTCGCCAACATGCTGGCCGCCCACATGCATTTCGCGCCGGAGGAGGTGGACCGGGTCCGCCGCTTCTGGCGCGCGCCCAACATCATCACGGGCGAGGGCATGAAGGCGGTCGCCCTGTTCGAGGCGATCCAGCGCGGCAAGATCAAGGCCCTCTGGGTAATGGGCACCAACCCGCTGGTCTCGATGCCGCGGGCCGACCTGATCCGGGAGGCGGTCAGTAAGCTCGACCTCTACGTCGTCTCCGAGGTGATGGCCGATTCCGACACAGCCCGGGCGACGGGGCGGAAGACCGTGCTGCTGCCGGCGCTCGCCTGGGGCGAGAAGGACGGCACGGTGACGAACTCGGAGCGGCGCATCTCGCGCCAGCGCCGCTTCCTCAAGGCGCCGGGCGAGGCGCGACCCGACTGGGCGGTGCTGGCCGATGTCGGGCGCCGGCTCGGCCACGGGCAGGCCTTCAGCTTCACCAGCGCGGCGGCCGTGTTCCGCCAGCATGCCGGCCTCTCGGCCTTCGAGAACAACGGCAGCCGCGACTTCGACCTCGGCGGGCTGGCCGAGATCTCGGACGCCGCCTACGAGGTGAACCGCCCGGTGCAGTGGCCGCTGCCGAAGCGCGGCGGGACCAGGGCGAGGCTCTTCGCGGACGGGCGCTTCTACACCTTCGACGGGCGCGCCCGCTTCGTCGCCGTGCAGCCGCCGGCGCTGGCGCAACCCGTGAGCGAGGCGCGGCCGCTGGTGCTCAACACCGGCCGCATCCGCGACCACTGGCACACGATGACACGCACGGGGAAGAGCCAGCGCCTCTCGGCCCACCGCGCCGTGCCGTTCTGCGAGGTGCACCCGGACGACGCCGCCCGCTACGGCCTCGCCGACGGCGGCATCGCGGCCGTCTCGACCGAGCACGGCTCGGCGGAGCTGGAGGTGATGGTGACGCCCTCGGTCGCCCCCGGCAACCTGTTCATGCCGATGCACTGGAGCGACGCGACCGCCTCGAAGGCCCGGGTCGGCGCCCTGGTGCGCGGCGTGCCGGACCCGGTCTCCGGCCAGCCCGAGCTGAAGGCGACGCCGGCCTCGGTCGCACCGGTCGCCTACCGGGCGCGGGGCTATCTGCTCACCCGCGAGGGCGTCGCCCCGCCCGAGGGCTGGTGGTGGGCGCGCGCGGCGGTCACGGGCGGCTGGGGCCTCCTCTTCGCCGCGCAGGAGGGCTCGCGCGAGATCGCGATGCTGATGCGCGGGCTGTTCCAGGGCTACGAGCTCGCCGAGTACGCCGACCACGCCCGCGGGCGCTACCGCTGCGCCGTCTACGACGGCGAACGGCTCGTCGCCTGCCTGGCCTACGCGCCGGCCGAGCAGAAACCCGACTGGGAGGCCGCCAAGGCGCTCTTCGCCGCCGACGCGCCCGACGCCCCCGAGCGGCGCGCCCTGCTGTCGGGCCGGGCCGCCACCGCGGCGGCGGGCCCCACGGTCTGCGCCTGCCACGGGGTCGGGCTCGACGCGATCACGGCGGCGATCGCGGGGGGCGCCCACAGCGTCGAGGCGGTGGGCGCGGCCTGCCGGGCCGGCACGAATTGCGGCTCGTGCATCCCAGAGATCCGCAAGCTGCTGCCCGCGGCGCTTGCGCGCTCGGCGGCCTGA